One segment of Coffea arabica cultivar ET-39 chromosome 7c, Coffea Arabica ET-39 HiFi, whole genome shotgun sequence DNA contains the following:
- the LOC113699260 gene encoding probable starch synthase 4, chloroplastic/amyloplastic isoform X6, translating to MELLLNAPLSKLPPLPKICATKRKPLGARLPSCLGVERHDDMDVHKDLPQSMDHAPKEKQNDIWQLFTEAQQNILSLNKQRLTALEELDELKRENTALLDRIEQLEAKMLLNTEKEMDTLSISSELLLRIDSMVLSGMIDNAEASDLRRLVMNSRMSIAANLFQNTHKKDSELLVELRHFSSKSKKKGFHIVHISAEMAPVVSVGSLASYVTGLSCALQRKGHVVEVILPKYACLNLDEVQGLREVEAEVYSFFNGQLHKNRIWTGVVFGIGVTFIQPVYYSAFFSHERVYGYGNDFERFTYFSRASLDYLVKSGKKPDIVHIHNWETSIVGPLFWDVFVNQGLEGTRILLTCQGFDSQCLQRPEKLALCGLDPSRLHRPDRLQDNNKTHMVNILKGGVVYSNKVIVIASMQTKAHLITELGHGMEPTLAIHKDKLLIAPYGFDKSVWDPSVDKFLPESYSEEDMKGKSVCKISLQKHLGLTKNASMILKFQMFTWRTSRLLFGWLPEREFSLSSCCVAKIQA from the exons ATGGAGTTGCTGTTAAATGCTCCGCTATCTAAGCTTCCTCCTTTGCCTAAAATCTGTGCAACGAAGCGCAAGCCCCTTGGTGCTCGGCTTCCCTCTTGCTTGGG GGTGGAAAGACATGATGACATGGATGTCCATAAG GATCTTCCGCAGTCTATGGATCATGCACCAAAAGAGAAGCAGAATGATATATGGCAACTCTTCACAGAAGCACAACAGA ATATATTGTCTTTGAATAAACAACGACTCACGGCATTGGAAGAACTGGATGAACTGAAGAGGGAAAACACGGCACTGCTTGATAGGATAGAGCAATTGGAGGCCAAAATGCTGTTGAACACCGAAAAAG AAATGGATACACTTTCTATTAGCTCTGAGTTGCTGCTTAGGATTGATTCAATGGTTCTAAGTGGAATGATTGATAATGCGGAGGCTTCTGACTTGAGAAGGCTGGTCATGAATTCAAGAATGAGTATAGCAGCTAATTTGTTTCAAAACACGCACAAGAAAGATTCTGAACTTCTGGTGGAATTGCGCCATTTTTCCAGCAAAAGTAAAAA GAAGGGTTTCCACATAGTTCACATTTCTGCTGAAATGGCACCAGTGGTCTCTGTGGGATCTTTGGCATCTTATGTTACAGGACTATCCTGTGCTCTGCAGAGAAAGGGACATGTGGTCGAGGTCATTTTGCCCAA GTATGCATGCCTAAATTTAGACGAAGTTCAAGGTCTTCGAGAAGTTGAAGCAGAAgtctattcattttttaatGGTCAATTGCATAAAAACAGAATCTGGACTGG GGTTGTCTTTGGCATTGGAGTTACATTTATACAACCAGTCTACTATTCAGCATTTTTCAGTCATGAGAGAGTATATGGATATGGAAATGACTTTGAAAG ATTCACCTATTTTTCTCGTGCATCGCTGGATTATCTAGTGAAATCAGGAAAGAAGCCCGATATTGTTCACATACACAATTGGGAAACATCAATTGTTGGGCCCCTATTTTGGGACGTTTTTGTCAATCAG GGACTCGAAGGTACTAGAATATTATTGACATGCCAGGGCTTTGATTCACAG TGTCTTCAACGACCTGAGAAGCTTGCTCTGTGTGGACTTGATCCTTCAAGACTACATCGTCCTGATCGCCTTCAAGATAATAACAAGACTCATATGGTCAACATTTTGAAG GGTGGAGTTGTTTACTCCAATAAAGTGATAGTGATTGCATCCATGCAAACGAAGGCCCATCTCATCACTGAATTGGGTCATGGAATGGAACCCACCTTAGCCATCCACAA GGACAAGCTGCTGATTGCTCCTTATGGATTTGACAAGTCAGTTTGGGATCCTTCAGTGGACAAATTTCTTCCAGAGAGTTACAGTGAAGAAGATATGAAAGGGAAATCTGTATGCAAAATTTCATTGCAGAAGCACCTTGGGTTAACAAAGAATGCTTCCATGATTCTT AAGTTTCAGATGTTTACCTGGAGAACCTCAAGACTCTTGTTTGGATGGCTTCCAGAAAGGGAATTCAG TTTGTCTTCATGTTGTGTAGCCAAAATCCAGGCTTAA